The sequence below is a genomic window from Rhizobium gallicum bv. gallicum R602sp.
CGGAGCCGCGCTTCAGCCGGAACTGCACATCATCGAGTGCGACAACACCGGGAAATTCCTTGCGGATGCCTTCGGCACTCAGGAGATATTCCGCGTTCGGAATCGCTCCGCTTGCACGAACAGCGGCCATAGTGGAAGGGCTGACAGCCATCTCATCTCCTCTCCGGATATCCGACGACGGACGAAGCGGATGCGAGCCGGCTTGGCCCGCATCCGCAATTTCTTCGCCTCAGTTCTTGGCAACGAAGTCCTTGACGTTTTCCGGCGTGACGAGCTGGAAGGGAATATAGACCTTCTTCTCGACCTTTTCGCCCTTGGCGAGCTTCAGAGCCGCATCAAGCGAGCCCTTGCCCTGACCTGCAGCGTCCTGGAACACCGTCACGTCGAGGTCGCCGGCCTGCATGGCGGCGAGCGCATCCTGTGTGGCATCGACGCCGCCGATGACGATCTTGCTAAGATCCTTGCCGGCAGCCTTGAGCGCCTGAATCGCACCGATTGCCATTTCGTCGTTGTTCGAGATGACGGCATCGAATTCTATGCCGCTGGAGAGCCAGTTGGTCATCAGATCCGAACCCTGGGTGCGGGACCAGTTGGCCGTCTGCTCTTCGACGATCTCGATGCCTTTGCATTCGTCGGTCGCGACGACGTCATGGACGTCCTTGGTACGCATGCGGGCAGCCTGGTTGGAAAGCTCGCCCATCATGACGACAGCCTTGCCCTTGCCACCGAGAAGGCGGCAGACTTCCTTCGTTTCCAGCGTGCCGGACTCCTGTTCATTGGAAGCGACGAAGGCCTGCTTGTCCGGAAGCGTATCGACATTCACCGGCTCGCGGTTCACGTAGACGAGCGGAATTCCGGCATCGGCAGCGATTTTCGACATGGCGGTGGTGGCATCGGTATCGACCGGATTAACGATGATGGCGTCGACCTTGGATGCGATGAAATTCTGGATCTGGCTCTGCTGCTTGGCGACGTCGTTCTGGGCGTCTTCAACCTGCAGCGTTACGCCATCCAGCGTCTTGGCGTAATCCTGCATGCCGTTGCGCAGAACGGTCAGGAAGTTGTCATCGAAAAGCGCCATGGAAACGCCGACGGTTTCCGCGTGAGCCGCCGTCGACATGACGAGCGCCATCGCAGTGCCCAGGATAAACTTTCTCATTTTATTTCCTCCACAAAGCGGTGTCCGGCTGCACCCTCCTCACGCCGGAACTTTGGGCGCTGCCCAAAAGTCGTATTACGTCACGCTGCCACTCCCGTTCCGCAGTTTCCGTCAAAACGGAACAAACAAACCGTAAAATTTGTTTCGCGGAATATTCATTCCATTTTCCACAGGCGGCGTCAACTCTTTTTAAGGAAGTGAAGACCGAAAGCCGCACTGGAAATATGAAGCTATGGGCGCGCAGGCCGATGAAATCGTTACAGCGCGCGCCTAAATGTGCGGACGCAACGATAAAAACCGCTGCCCGACGAAAAATCCCCAAGGAGAAGCCATGTCCACTTCCATGTACCGCCTGACCGTTCCGATGTTTCAGCGCGGGCTTACGACACTCAAAAACTACCTCGAAAAGGCCGAGGCTTACGCAAAGGAAAAAGGGATTGATCCGAATGAACTGGTCGCTGCCAGGCTTGCGCCCGATATGCTGCCGCTATCGGGCCAATATCAACGCGCGAGTGACAGCGCCAAGCTTGCAGTCGCCCGCCTGACCGCGACCGAAGCGCCGAAATTCGAGGACAGCGAAACGACGATCGCCGAACTGCGCGAGCGCATCGGAAAGACCGAAGCCTATCTCGCGACGATTGCGCCGCAAGCGCTCGAAGGCACAGAAACGAATGAAGTGACGATCGCGCCCGGCGGCAACAAGATGACCTTCCGCGGCGACGAATATGTCGCGACCTTCGCACTGCCGAACTTTTATTTTCACGTCGCGACGGCACACGCGATCCTGCGCAATCAGGGCGTGCCGGTCGGCAAGATTGATTATCTTGGCCGCTTCTCCTGACTAATCAGGGCCGGCGCGTGACCGGCCCTTCTTTCGTCAGTTCCGTATAGGCGAGCGTCTGGTCGAGATGCCGCGCTCGCAGCGATAACAGCCTCTCGGCGAACTCCAGGCGCGTCGCCGCGTAGGCTGGATCGGGAGCGAGATTGTTGAGCTCCATCGGGTCGGCCTTCAGATCGAAGAGCAGCGGCGGCAGGGCGGCAAAATGCACATATTTGAACCACTCGTCCCGGATGACCGCGAGATTGCACTGGTTCGATTTCAGGCCGAAGTGGCGCTCCGCTTCGCCATTGGCAATGTCGCGGAAATCAAATTCCCAGAATGCCGCCTCCCGCCAGTCGATCGCATCTTTATGATCGATGAACGAGCGCAATGAGCGGCCGTCGACATGGTTGGCCGTCTCGACGCCCAAGCTGTCGCAAAGCGTTGGAAAGATATCGGCCGCACTCGTGAAGCGCTGGACCACATGACCTCTCGCCGCCGCTCTCGGGTCGCGGATGACCAGGGGAATGTGATAGCTGCCATCAAAAAAGCCGCCTTTTCCAAGCGTCCAGTGATCGCCCATCATCTCGGCATGGTCGGAGGTGAAGATGACGATCGTATCCTCCCACACGCCGGCATCCTTCAGCGCCTGCCAGATCCGGCCGAGCTGCGCATCCACCTCGGCAATCATCCCGTAATAGATCGCCCGGATCGCCGAGAAATCCCGGGCTCCCCAGTCGCTGACCGAACCCTCGGCGCCATATATGAAGCTGCCCTTGTCATTCTTCGGCATCGAATAGCCAAGATAAGGATGCAGCGCCTCTTCGATCTCACGGCTTTTCCCTCGAGAAAACTCCGGTCCGTCGTCCGGTTTGAACATCCTGCCGAAGGGCTCAGGCACCGAAAATGGCGGATGTGGCCGCAGGAAGGAAACGTGGGCAAACCACGAGGCATCCTGTTCGCCGAGCCAGCGAATGAATTCGCCGGCAAGAAACGCAGTCTGCGTTTCTTGCCTGGAGTAAGCGGTCGGTTCCGACGAAATTTCGCCGCGGGCGGCACCGGGCGGAACATGGAAGTCCCGGCTGACTGCATCGCGATGCCCGCGTGAGCGCAACCACGAAAGCCACTGCTTCTCATGCTCGGGCAGGAGCTGGCGCGCGGTAAATCCTGGCAGCAGACCTTCGTAGGTCTCAAGGTGCGGGTCGTTCCGATCAAGTTCGCGCGGGTCAGGCGCAGTATCCGTATAGCCGAACAAGGCCGGGTCATAGCCGGCACGCCTTGCCGCCAGCGCCAGATTGTCGAAGCGGCGGTCGAGCGGCGAGCCGTTCCGGCAAACCCGGTGGTTCATCTGGTAAAGGCCGGTATAAAGCGTCGCCCGCGCCGGAGAACAGGGTGCCGCGCCGGCGAAGTGATTGCGAAAAAGCACACCCTCCCTCGCCAGCGCGTCGACATTCGGCGTCCTGACACAGGCGTGGCCGGCGACCGAAAGGCAATCACCGCGCCATTGATCCGCGGTGATGAGTAGGACGTTCGGCCGCGTCATGAAAGCCGCCTCAGTGATTGGATCTGGAATGCCAGTTCCAGGCCGACTGGATGATCTGCGAAAGATCATATTGCGGTGCCCAGCCAAGCACATCGCGAGCCTTGTCGTTATTGGCAACCAGCGTGTGCGAATCGCCCTCCCGGCGCCCGATATATTCGACGGGGAAAGGGCGCTTTGACACATCTTCGATCGCCCCGAGCAGTTCCTTCACGGTCGTGCCCGTCCCCGTACCGAGGTTTAGCGCAACGGAATCGCCGCCCTTCAACAGATATTCGACGGCGCGCACATGCGCATCCGCCAGATCGAGCACGTGGATATAGTCCCGCACGCAGGTGCCATCGCGTGTATCGTAGTCGCTGCCGAAGACCTTGAAACCCTGCCGGCGCCCGAGTGCCGCATCGATCGCAAGCGGAATGGCATGGGTTTCGGGCTGATGCCACTCGCCTATCCGTCCTTCGAAATCCGCGCCCGCCGCATTGAAATACCGCAGGATTACGGATCGGAGACCCTTGTACTGGTCGTAATCGGCGAGCGCCTGCTCGACGATATACTTCGTCCGCCCGTAGGGATTGATCGGCACCTGCCGGTGCGTCTCGTCAAGCGGCACGCTCTGCGGCAGCCCGTATGTCGCGCAGGTGGATGAGAAGACGAAAGCCTTGATGCCTGCGGCCTGCGCGGCCGAAAGCAGAGTCAGCGTCCCGATGACATTGTTCTCGTAGAAGGAAACAGGATCCTTCACCGATTCGCCGACTTCGATCAGCGCTGCAAAATGCAAGATCGCCGACGGCTTGTGCTTGGCCAGCACCTCCTCGAGCCGGGAACGATCACGAATATCGCCCTCCTCGGCGGGTCCCCACCTGACAAACTCGCGATGACCATTCGAGAAATTGTCGAAGACGACGGGTTTGTAACCCTTGTTCGCCAGATCGAGGCACGTATGAGAGCCGATATAGCCGGCTCCGCCGACCACGAGAACAGTTTCACCTGCCATTTTTCACCTTTGTTGCCGCATCGGATATGAGAAGACTTAGAGGAGATCGACGGCAAGAAAAAGAAGGAATCCGCAAAACGTGCTGCAGCGCACCATGGCGATGTCCGCAAAAGCTCTGCGGCACCGGACAAACGGCGCCGGAAAAATTCTGGTCGGGCAGCGCTACACACTCTCATCGCCGAGGAAGCAAAAGCGGGAGGCGCTGTCAGTTTTCGCCGCTTGCTCGTTCGAGTTCCGTCAGACGCTCCTTACACGCGGTCTCGACGAGCCGGTAATGTGTTCCCTCCGCTCAAGTAGCCAGCCTAACGCGTCCTCGGTGATATCGAAGTGCTTCAAATAGCGTGCTTTCACATAGGCTTCGTTGAGGATGTTGTACCAGGCGCTATGGCGGTGCTGGTCGCGCGGCCATGCCTCGACGAGCCGACGGTCCTGATCTTCGGCCAGCCCCCGCAGGAATTTTAGATTGTGCGATGGTGGGCTGTAATTGGTTAGGATGAGAAGCAGGCAAGAGTAGGCAGTTTCAACGGCCTGGTGGCGCAAAACGCCGCCTACTATCGCGGATCAGCCAGAATCCTCACCTTCTTTTCCGGTTCACGCCACAGCTCACAGCGGTGCCCCTGGACGGCCTACACTGTGCCTCATATGCGCGATGATTGGCGAGCCAGGACCTATTCGCGGCTAGTGCCTTTAATTACCTCGATCGCCTCCAGTTCGGTGAGCATCGAGATCCGGCGAAGAGTATTTAAAATGTGTGAAAAAAAGACGCATGTTCATATACAATCAACTGCCCGGGCATTGCGGGCGCCAGTGATGATGGCGCGCTCGTTCCGATCGATCGTCTGCATCCCTTTCTTCTGAGTGACGGATATCGGTTGTCGCACCGTCGTTCGGCTCCGCGTCACACGCATGACTTCCCGATCAGGAAGTTTCTCGCGGTCTGAGGCGCAGGCTTCCCTATCGGTAAGTTTTTGGGGATTTTCGAGTTTTCTTCCTGTATGGTAAGCCGAACTCTGTTCAGGAGAATTGTCATGATCCGTTCTGCCTCGGAATTCGGAGCGTTGGTCCGGGAACGCAGGAAAACGCTCGGATGGACCCAAATTCAGCTTGCGGAACGATGCGGCACCGGTGAACGCTTCATCGTCGACCTGGAGAACGGCAAGCCGAGTT
It includes:
- a CDS encoding sugar ABC transporter substrate-binding protein → MRKFILGTAMALVMSTAAHAETVGVSMALFDDNFLTVLRNGMQDYAKTLDGVTLQVEDAQNDVAKQQSQIQNFIASKVDAIIVNPVDTDATTAMSKIAADAGIPLVYVNREPVNVDTLPDKQAFVASNEQESGTLETKEVCRLLGGKGKAVVMMGELSNQAARMRTKDVHDVVATDECKGIEIVEEQTANWSRTQGSDLMTNWLSSGIEFDAVISNNDEMAIGAIQALKAAGKDLSKIVIGGVDATQDALAAMQAGDLDVTVFQDAAGQGKGSLDAALKLAKGEKVEKKVYIPFQLVTPENVKDFVAKN
- a CDS encoding alkaline phosphatase family protein; translated protein: MTRPNVLLITADQWRGDCLSVAGHACVRTPNVDALAREGVLFRNHFAGAAPCSPARATLYTGLYQMNHRVCRNGSPLDRRFDNLALAARRAGYDPALFGYTDTAPDPRELDRNDPHLETYEGLLPGFTARQLLPEHEKQWLSWLRSRGHRDAVSRDFHVPPGAARGEISSEPTAYSRQETQTAFLAGEFIRWLGEQDASWFAHVSFLRPHPPFSVPEPFGRMFKPDDGPEFSRGKSREIEEALHPYLGYSMPKNDKGSFIYGAEGSVSDWGARDFSAIRAIYYGMIAEVDAQLGRIWQALKDAGVWEDTIVIFTSDHAEMMGDHWTLGKGGFFDGSYHIPLVIRDPRAAARGHVVQRFTSAADIFPTLCDSLGVETANHVDGRSLRSFIDHKDAIDWREAAFWEFDFRDIANGEAERHFGLKSNQCNLAVIRDEWFKYVHFAALPPLLFDLKADPMELNNLAPDPAYAATRLEFAERLLSLRARHLDQTLAYTELTKEGPVTRRP
- a CDS encoding DUF1993 domain-containing protein is translated as MSTSMYRLTVPMFQRGLTTLKNYLEKAEAYAKEKGIDPNELVAARLAPDMLPLSGQYQRASDSAKLAVARLTATEAPKFEDSETTIAELRERIGKTEAYLATIAPQALEGTETNEVTIAPGGNKMTFRGDEYVATFALPNFYFHVATAHAILRNQGVPVGKIDYLGRFS
- a CDS encoding helix-turn-helix transcriptional regulator — its product is MIRSASEFGALVRERRKTLGWTQIQLAERCGTGERFIVDLENGKPSCHLEKALIAARTVGLDLGDLKSMTPSAASSPDDDLGYLPRFS
- the galE gene encoding UDP-glucose 4-epimerase GalE; the protein is MAGETVLVVGGAGYIGSHTCLDLANKGYKPVVFDNFSNGHREFVRWGPAEEGDIRDRSRLEEVLAKHKPSAILHFAALIEVGESVKDPVSFYENNVIGTLTLLSAAQAAGIKAFVFSSTCATYGLPQSVPLDETHRQVPINPYGRTKYIVEQALADYDQYKGLRSVILRYFNAAGADFEGRIGEWHQPETHAIPLAIDAALGRRQGFKVFGSDYDTRDGTCVRDYIHVLDLADAHVRAVEYLLKGGDSVALNLGTGTGTTVKELLGAIEDVSKRPFPVEYIGRREGDSHTLVANNDKARDVLGWAPQYDLSQIIQSAWNWHSRSNH